One window of Streptomyces sp. NBC_00273 genomic DNA carries:
- a CDS encoding HpcH/HpaI aldolase/citrate lyase family protein, protein MILTWLYAPGDRPEVVAKALACGADAVIVDLEDAVPASRKEYARAATAELLAERPPLPVHVRVNALDSPWGGADLSALGGLHGLAGLRLPKISAPGQITAVADRTGGVSLYALLESAVGVERAYEIARAHPALRGLSLGEADLRADLAVSAEPGLDWCRSRVVVAARAAGLAPPAQSVFPDIRDLESLAVSCARGRSLGFLGRAAIHPRQLPVIERAYLPEPGEVDAAVEVLSAARAAPGALALPDGRFVDPAVVAAAHRTLALAAREAAR, encoded by the coding sequence GTGATCCTGACCTGGCTGTACGCGCCCGGCGACCGCCCGGAGGTGGTCGCCAAGGCCCTCGCCTGCGGGGCGGACGCCGTCATCGTCGACCTGGAGGACGCGGTACCGGCCTCGCGCAAGGAGTACGCCCGCGCCGCGACCGCCGAGCTGCTCGCCGAGCGGCCCCCGCTCCCCGTCCACGTCCGCGTCAACGCCCTGGACTCCCCCTGGGGCGGTGCCGACCTGAGTGCGCTGGGCGGGCTGCACGGCCTCGCGGGGCTGCGGCTGCCCAAGATCAGCGCCCCCGGGCAGATCACGGCCGTCGCCGACCGCACCGGCGGGGTGAGCCTGTACGCCCTGCTCGAATCGGCCGTGGGGGTGGAGCGCGCGTACGAGATCGCCCGCGCGCACCCCGCCCTGCGCGGGCTCTCCCTCGGCGAGGCGGACCTGCGGGCCGATCTGGCCGTCAGCGCGGAGCCGGGCCTGGACTGGTGCCGCTCCCGGGTGGTGGTCGCGGCCCGGGCCGCGGGGCTCGCGCCCCCGGCGCAGTCGGTGTTCCCGGACATCCGGGACCTGGAGTCGCTGGCGGTCTCGTGCGCCCGCGGGCGCTCCCTGGGCTTCCTCGGCCGGGCGGCGATCCATCCGCGCCAGCTCCCGGTGATCGAGCGGGCCTACCTCCCGGAGCCCGGGGAGGTCGACGCCGCCGTGGAAGTGCTGAGCGCGGCCCGCGCCGCCCCGGGGGCGCTGGCCCTGCCGGACGGCCGGTTCGTGGATCCGGCGGTCGTGGCGGCGGCGCACCGCACCCTTGCGCTCGCCGCGCGCGAGGCCGCCCGCTGA
- a CDS encoding ADP-ribosylglycohydrolase family protein: MTLTLEDRARGALVGAAVGDALGGPVEGWTPDQIVERHGGRVHGIVGPWHEDWRTARPIAPYHKGDGHVTDDTLMTHALVRVYEAVRDHLDAYAIADHLVPDLMSTPRWIPELEAEALPLQRIFLAEKWIVTRLHYAHVDPREAGSGNIVNCGAAMYMAPVGIANAGNPAGAYAEALDVAGAHQSSYGREAAGVFAAAVAAACVPGATAASVVDAALSLAKDGTREAIAAVREVASGHRDFESALAPLRAAVTPYDSVGPDYRSPSLDARRPSRLHAIEELPVALGMLLVADGRYETAVLGAVNYGRDCDSIATMAGAIAGALGGEAAVPAAWAKQVAEASRLDLHAPADALAAVAREIFALDRSRRRSHEAAFAAIADPR, encoded by the coding sequence ATGACGCTCACGTTGGAGGACCGGGCCCGCGGCGCTCTCGTCGGAGCCGCCGTCGGCGACGCGCTCGGCGGCCCGGTGGAGGGCTGGACTCCGGACCAGATCGTGGAACGGCACGGCGGCCGCGTGCACGGCATCGTCGGCCCCTGGCACGAGGACTGGCGCACGGCCCGCCCCATCGCCCCGTACCACAAGGGCGACGGGCACGTCACGGACGACACCCTGATGACGCACGCGCTGGTACGGGTGTACGAGGCCGTACGGGACCACCTCGACGCCTACGCGATCGCCGATCACCTGGTCCCCGACCTGATGTCCACGCCCCGCTGGATCCCGGAACTGGAGGCCGAGGCCCTGCCGTTGCAGCGGATCTTCCTCGCCGAGAAGTGGATCGTGACCCGGCTGCACTACGCGCACGTCGACCCCCGCGAGGCCGGCAGCGGGAACATCGTCAACTGCGGCGCGGCGATGTACATGGCCCCGGTGGGCATCGCCAACGCGGGCAATCCGGCGGGCGCGTACGCGGAGGCGCTGGACGTCGCCGGTGCGCACCAGTCCTCGTACGGGCGGGAGGCGGCGGGCGTGTTCGCGGCGGCGGTGGCGGCCGCGTGCGTGCCGGGGGCGACGGCCGCGTCGGTGGTGGACGCGGCCCTGTCCCTGGCCAAGGACGGCACGCGCGAAGCGATCGCGGCCGTCCGCGAAGTGGCCTCCGGCCACCGGGACTTCGAGTCGGCGCTGGCCCCGCTGCGGGCGGCGGTGACCCCGTACGACTCGGTCGGACCGGACTACCGCAGCCCGTCGCTCGACGCCCGCCGTCCCTCCCGCCTCCATGCCATCGAGGAACTCCCGGTCGCGCTCGGGATGCTGCTCGTCGCGGACGGACGGTACGAGACCGCGGTCCTGGGTGCGGTCAACTACGGCCGGGACTGCGACTCCATCGCCACCATGGCGGGGGCGATCGCCGGGGCCCTGGGCGGCGAAGCCGCGGTCCCGGCCGCCTGGGCCAAGCAGGTCGCCGAGGCCAGCCGACTCGACCTGCACGCCCCGGCCGACGCGCTGGCCGCGGTGGCCCGGGAGATCTTCGCCCTCGACCGCTCCCGCCGCCGCTCCCACGAGGCGGCCTTCGCCGCGATCGCAGACCCCCGATGA
- a CDS encoding ADP-ribosylglycohydrolase family protein, producing MAVGAQARTHAAGAPPAGEEHTRPTTPGAAPTRTASSRPDRDPERPTAQPHTCPDGRTHEPQPGSRNAAPPAYPAAGGGDRSPAPDPGPPPAAPGPAPMPAAGRPRPADRARVRSHPEQAPTSTGPVPGRIPPRAAGTPPAGREHVRTAAPAAAPPRTAQPPGTAPEPLLRTGPEATRLEAAWLGRAVGCLLGKPVEKLPLEGIRALARAAGNWPLDDWFSERGVPPEVLAAYPWNRRSAPTSLAENIDGMPEDDDLNYPLLGLLLLQRHGKGFTTADVARLWLDELPAGRTFTAERIAYRNLLLGLEPPVTATHHNPFREWIGALIRADVHGWTNPGDPAAAAAQAYRDAALTHTGNGVYAALFVAAATATAATGRSDVHIALRTGLAFVPPRSRLAEAVRFGIRAAGQEADFDRVVDRLHARYGHYHWVHAVPNTALIAAALTHADGDFSRSVCRAVSGGWDTDSNGATAGALAGLLAGSPDALPHRWTAPLKNRLATTVPGFDGIGFDTLAHLTAQEAARS from the coding sequence CTGGCAGTCGGCGCCCAGGCCCGGACCCACGCAGCAGGAGCGCCGCCCGCAGGGGAGGAACACACGCGGCCCACCACCCCCGGAGCTGCCCCGACCCGCACAGCGAGCAGTCGGCCCGATCGGGATCCCGAACGCCCGACGGCACAGCCACACACCTGCCCCGACGGCCGAACCCACGAACCGCAGCCGGGCAGCAGGAACGCGGCTCCGCCCGCGTACCCGGCTGCGGGCGGCGGGGACCGGAGCCCCGCCCCGGACCCCGGACCGCCTCCCGCCGCTCCCGGCCCCGCGCCGATGCCCGCAGCGGGGCGGCCACGGCCCGCGGACCGCGCCCGCGTCCGGTCCCACCCGGAGCAGGCGCCCACGAGCACGGGACCGGTCCCCGGCCGCATCCCACCCCGCGCAGCAGGGACACCGCCCGCAGGGCGGGAACACGTGCGGACCGCCGCGCCCGCAGCCGCGCCACCCCGCACGGCGCAACCGCCCGGCACGGCGCCGGAACCCTTGCTGCGGACCGGGCCGGAGGCCACCCGGCTGGAAGCCGCCTGGCTCGGGCGGGCCGTCGGGTGCCTGCTCGGGAAGCCCGTCGAGAAGCTGCCCCTGGAGGGGATCCGGGCGCTCGCCCGCGCCGCCGGCAACTGGCCGCTGGACGACTGGTTCAGCGAACGCGGCGTCCCGCCGGAGGTCCTGGCCGCGTACCCCTGGAACCGCCGCTCCGCCCCCACCTCCCTCGCCGAGAACATCGACGGCATGCCCGAGGACGACGACCTCAACTACCCCCTCCTCGGCCTGCTCCTCCTCCAGCGCCACGGCAAGGGCTTCACCACCGCCGACGTGGCCCGCCTGTGGCTCGACGAGCTGCCGGCCGGGCGGACCTTCACCGCCGAGCGCATCGCCTACCGCAATCTCCTCCTCGGCCTGGAGCCGCCCGTCACCGCCACCCACCACAACCCCTTCCGCGAGTGGATCGGCGCCCTCATCCGCGCCGACGTCCACGGCTGGACCAATCCGGGCGATCCGGCCGCCGCCGCGGCCCAGGCCTACCGGGACGCCGCCCTGACCCACACCGGCAACGGCGTCTACGCCGCCCTCTTCGTCGCGGCCGCCACCGCCACCGCCGCCACCGGCCGGTCGGACGTCCACATCGCGCTCCGGACCGGGCTGGCCTTCGTACCGCCCCGCTCGCGCCTCGCCGAGGCCGTCCGCTTCGGGATCCGGGCGGCCGGGCAGGAGGCGGACTTCGACCGCGTCGTCGACCGACTGCACGCCCGCTACGGGCACTACCACTGGGTCCATGCCGTCCCCAACACCGCGCTGATCGCCGCCGCCCTCACCCACGCCGACGGGGACTTCTCCCGCTCCGTCTGCCGCGCCGTGTCCGGCGGCTGGGACACCGACTCCAACGGCGCCACCGCCGGCGCCCTCGCCGGGCTGCTCGCCGGCTCCCCGGACGCGCTCCCGCACCGCTGGACCGCACCCCTCAAGAACCGTCTCGCCACCACCGTCCCCGGCTTCGACGGCATCGGCTTCGACACCCTCGCCCACCTCACCGCACAGGAGGCAGCACGCTCATGA
- a CDS encoding ADP-ribosylglycohydrolase family protein, with the protein MTSTPDDQTLALPPATPTPAGQARAEAPPLRLPGPAPTPAEPGSECLPSTERGPGSPPPRGESRAGTLPQPLPLPLGTGPAERELAGPAPGAGPGAGPPPATPRPGGVPPGGRGPVGLAAGRGELVGAAGARVVVRAGQTAPQRPAEPPARARPIEGLLLGLAAGDAAGWPAARHRASRMPEWTRRLTRELDTFAEQNATTTLPVPIALNQPPEPLRLGPSDDAEWAAFVAESVLTAAGVLLSDLSRSRRMRAAIDLAWNALASEVAAAAERAPEVESAVLPLRARISVRAGLGNLATGLRPPATGHDNPHYFDDAACVRACVLAVVHPGDARAAADLAEFDARYTQDGDGVHGARAMAAAIATALSATGADDAVDAAVDAALAQLPEATEIGRNARHAVRLARTHKDGGAFAIVPTLEHEIVDHVYSYGIAAAETVPVALALATAARGRMTEAVPAAACLSRVADSAPALAGALTGVLGGGDSIPAAWREACRTLSGCALPRLAGTDLVELAALLAATELTSPKG; encoded by the coding sequence ATGACCTCCACCCCGGACGACCAGACGCTGGCGCTGCCCCCGGCGACCCCGACCCCGGCCGGTCAGGCCCGGGCCGAGGCACCGCCACTTCGGCTGCCGGGTCCGGCCCCGACCCCGGCGGAACCGGGGTCCGAGTGCCTGCCCTCGACCGAGCGCGGCCCCGGGAGCCCGCCCCCGCGCGGCGAGTCTCGAGCCGGCACGCTGCCGCAGCCCCTGCCCCTGCCCCTGGGTACGGGCCCGGCCGAACGGGAGCTCGCGGGCCCGGCTCCGGGGGCGGGCCCGGGAGCGGGCCCGCCCCCAGCAACGCCTCGGCCCGGGGGCGTGCCACCGGGTGGGCGGGGGCCCGTAGGTCTGGCCGCGGGCAGGGGGGAGCTCGTGGGAGCGGCGGGGGCGCGGGTCGTGGTGCGGGCCGGGCAGACGGCCCCGCAACGTCCCGCCGAGCCCCCCGCAAGGGCCCGGCCGATCGAGGGCCTCCTCCTCGGGCTCGCCGCAGGCGACGCGGCCGGGTGGCCCGCCGCCCGCCACCGCGCCAGCCGGATGCCCGAGTGGACCCGCCGCCTGACCCGCGAGCTCGACACCTTCGCCGAGCAGAACGCGACCACCACCCTCCCCGTCCCCATCGCCCTCAACCAGCCCCCCGAACCCCTCCGCCTCGGCCCCTCCGACGACGCCGAATGGGCCGCCTTCGTCGCCGAGTCCGTGCTCACCGCCGCCGGCGTCCTCCTCAGCGACCTCAGCAGATCGAGGAGGATGCGCGCCGCCATCGACCTCGCGTGGAACGCCCTGGCCTCCGAAGTCGCCGCGGCAGCGGAACGCGCGCCCGAGGTCGAGTCCGCCGTCCTGCCCCTCCGCGCCCGGATCTCCGTCCGCGCCGGCCTCGGCAACCTCGCCACCGGCCTGCGCCCGCCCGCCACCGGCCACGACAACCCGCACTACTTCGACGACGCGGCCTGCGTCCGCGCCTGCGTCCTCGCCGTCGTGCATCCCGGCGACGCCCGCGCCGCGGCCGACCTCGCCGAGTTCGACGCCCGCTACACCCAGGACGGCGACGGGGTGCACGGCGCCCGTGCCATGGCCGCCGCCATCGCCACCGCCTTGAGCGCCACCGGCGCCGACGACGCCGTCGACGCCGCCGTGGACGCCGCCCTCGCCCAGCTCCCCGAGGCCACCGAGATCGGCCGCAACGCCCGGCACGCCGTCCGCCTCGCCCGTACCCACAAGGACGGCGGCGCCTTCGCGATCGTCCCCACCCTCGAACACGAGATCGTCGACCACGTCTACAGCTACGGGATCGCCGCCGCCGAGACCGTCCCCGTGGCCCTCGCCCTCGCCACCGCCGCCCGCGGCAGGATGACCGAGGCCGTCCCGGCCGCCGCCTGCCTGTCCCGCGTAGCGGACTCCGCCCCCGCCCTGGCCGGCGCGCTGACCGGCGTCCTCGGCGGCGGCGACTCGATCCCCGCCGCCTGGCGCGAGGCCTGCCGCACCCTCTCCGGCTGCGCCCTCCCCCGCCTCGCCGGCACCGACCTCGTGGAACTCGCCGCGCTCCTCGCGGCCACGGAACTCACCTCACCCAAGGGATGA
- the rbsK gene encoding ribokinase produces MTAIAVLGSTNMDLVAYVAKAPRLGETVTGRAFRTVPGGKGANQAVAAARSGGEVVMIGAVGADEFGVRLRSALTAARVDTAALRTVEGASGTAHITVDDEGGNSIVVVPGANAAVTGLETGDEARIAAAGSLLLQLELPLSAVLAGARAARAHGVRTVLTPAPAQSLPADLLAATDLLVPNEHEAAALTGLTDPLRAAEALLAEVPEVVITLGAAGALYAARGREPLTVPAPRVRAMDTTAAGDTFVGALAVALGERRPMPEALRWASAAAALSVQRPGAQDSMPTRAETDAFAAAQRGAAS; encoded by the coding sequence ATGACGGCCATCGCCGTGCTCGGCAGTACGAACATGGACCTCGTCGCCTACGTCGCCAAGGCCCCCCGCCTCGGGGAGACCGTCACCGGCCGGGCCTTCCGCACGGTCCCCGGCGGCAAGGGCGCCAACCAGGCCGTCGCCGCCGCCCGCTCCGGCGGGGAGGTGGTGATGATCGGTGCGGTCGGGGCCGACGAGTTCGGCGTACGGCTGCGCTCCGCGCTCACCGCGGCCCGGGTCGATACCGCGGCCCTGCGCACCGTCGAGGGCGCCAGCGGCACCGCCCACATCACGGTGGACGACGAGGGCGGCAACAGCATCGTCGTCGTCCCCGGTGCGAACGCCGCCGTCACCGGCCTGGAGACGGGGGACGAGGCCCGGATCGCCGCCGCCGGATCCCTGCTCCTCCAGCTCGAACTGCCCCTCTCCGCCGTCCTCGCCGGGGCCCGCGCCGCCCGCGCGCACGGCGTCCGTACGGTGCTCACCCCGGCCCCCGCCCAGTCGCTGCCCGCCGATCTGCTCGCCGCCACCGACCTCCTCGTCCCGAACGAGCACGAGGCGGCCGCCCTCACCGGCCTCACCGACCCGCTCCGGGCCGCCGAGGCCCTACTGGCCGAGGTGCCCGAGGTGGTGATCACCCTCGGGGCGGCCGGGGCGCTGTACGCCGCCCGCGGCAGGGAGCCGCTGACCGTGCCCGCGCCCCGGGTGCGGGCCATGGACACGACCGCCGCCGGGGACACCTTCGTCGGCGCCCTCGCCGTGGCCCTGGGCGAGCGCCGGCCGATGCCCGAGGCCCTGCGCTGGGCTTCGGCGGCGGCCGCGCTCTCCGTCCAGCGCCCGGGAGCCCAGGACTCGATGCCGACCCGCGCCGAGACCGACGCCTTCGCCGCGGCGCAGCGCGGAGCCGCCTCGTGA
- the lgt gene encoding prolipoprotein diacylglyceryl transferase — translation MDLAYIPSPSTGVIHLGPIPLRGYAFCIIIGVFVAVWLGNKRWIARGGKPGTVADIAVWAVPFGLVGGRLYHVITDYQLYFGAGRNWVDAFKIWEGGLGIWGAIALGAVGAWIGCRLRGIPLPAWADALAPGIALAQACGRWGNWFNQELYGRATDLPWAVEISAGPNRDAGTYHPTFLYESLWCIGVALLVLWADRRFTLGHGRAFALYVAAYCVGRGWIEYMRVDEAHHILGVRLNVWTSIVVFVLAVVYLVLSAKLRPGRESVVEPDTSGGKDGDAAAPADADAAEPTKAVAPVLTKDAPAEAGAEAKAEAKAPEAGKR, via the coding sequence ATGGACCTTGCTTACATCCCCAGTCCGTCGACCGGCGTGATCCATCTCGGACCGATCCCGCTCCGCGGCTACGCGTTCTGCATCATCATCGGCGTCTTCGTCGCCGTCTGGCTCGGCAACAAGCGATGGATCGCGCGCGGCGGAAAGCCGGGCACGGTCGCGGACATCGCCGTGTGGGCCGTGCCCTTCGGCCTGGTCGGTGGGCGCCTCTACCACGTGATCACCGACTACCAGCTCTACTTCGGCGCGGGCCGCAACTGGGTCGACGCCTTCAAGATCTGGGAAGGCGGACTCGGCATCTGGGGCGCCATCGCGCTCGGCGCGGTGGGCGCCTGGATCGGCTGTCGCCTGCGCGGGATCCCGCTGCCGGCCTGGGCCGACGCCCTGGCCCCCGGCATCGCGCTGGCCCAGGCCTGCGGACGCTGGGGCAACTGGTTCAACCAGGAGCTGTACGGCCGGGCCACCGACCTCCCGTGGGCCGTGGAGATCAGCGCGGGCCCGAACCGGGACGCCGGGACCTACCACCCGACCTTCCTGTACGAGTCGCTGTGGTGCATCGGCGTCGCGCTGCTGGTCCTGTGGGCCGACCGCCGCTTCACGCTCGGCCACGGACGGGCCTTCGCCCTGTACGTCGCCGCGTACTGCGTCGGCCGCGGCTGGATCGAGTACATGCGCGTCGACGAGGCGCACCACATCCTGGGCGTCCGGCTGAACGTCTGGACCTCGATCGTCGTCTTCGTCCTCGCGGTCGTCTACCTGGTGCTGTCGGCGAAGCTGCGGCCGGGCCGCGAGTCGGTCGTCGAGCCGGACACCTCCGGCGGCAAGGACGGCGACGCCGCGGCTCCGGCCGACGCGGACGCCGCCGAGCCCACCAAGGCCGTGGCACCCGTCCTCACGAAGGACGCTCCCGCCGAGGCCGGGGCCGAGGCCAAGGCCGAGGCCAAGGCCCCGGAGGCGGGCAAGCGCTGA
- a CDS encoding CaiB/BaiF CoA transferase family protein has translation MTTTGPLAGLRVLDLATLFAGPLTATLLGDFGAEVVKVEHPGRPDPSRGHGPAKNGIGLWWKLLGRNKRTMTLDLSTPGGRDTLLRLAATADVVIENFRPGTLEKWGLGWPELSAANPRLVLARVTAFGQHGPYAHRPGFGTLAEAMSGFAAITGDPDGPPTLPPFGLADSIAALTCAYAVMTALAGRERTGYGQVVDLAIVEPILTVLGPHPLWYDQLGYVQPRTGNRSANNAPRNTYRSADGRWLAVSASAQSIAERVVRLVGRPELIAEPWFATGAGRARHADVLDDAVGGWIARHKAEEVVAAFEDAEAAVAQVYDVRDVMADPQFAALDTVTEVEDPELGPLRMQNVLFRLSETPGGIRWAGRPHGADTDEVLTELGLTEAEITALRTEGAL, from the coding sequence GTGACCACCACCGGGCCGCTGGCGGGGCTCCGCGTGCTCGACCTGGCCACCCTCTTCGCCGGGCCGCTGACCGCCACCCTGCTCGGCGACTTCGGCGCCGAGGTCGTCAAGGTCGAGCACCCCGGACGCCCCGACCCCTCGCGCGGCCACGGCCCCGCCAAGAACGGGATCGGCCTGTGGTGGAAGCTCCTCGGCCGGAACAAGCGGACGATGACCCTCGACCTGTCCACCCCGGGCGGCCGGGACACCCTGCTGCGCCTCGCCGCCACCGCCGACGTGGTCATCGAGAACTTCCGCCCCGGCACCTTGGAGAAGTGGGGGCTGGGCTGGCCCGAGCTGTCCGCAGCCAACCCGCGCCTGGTCCTGGCGCGCGTCACGGCCTTCGGCCAGCACGGCCCGTACGCCCACCGTCCTGGCTTCGGAACGCTCGCCGAGGCGATGAGCGGCTTCGCCGCGATCACCGGGGATCCGGACGGGCCGCCGACCCTGCCGCCCTTCGGACTCGCCGACTCGATCGCCGCGCTGACCTGCGCGTACGCCGTGATGACCGCCCTCGCCGGGCGGGAGCGCACCGGGTACGGTCAGGTCGTGGACCTGGCGATCGTCGAGCCGATCCTCACGGTGCTCGGCCCGCACCCCCTCTGGTACGACCAGCTCGGCTACGTCCAGCCGCGCACCGGCAACCGTTCCGCGAACAACGCCCCCCGCAACACCTACCGCAGTGCCGACGGGCGGTGGCTGGCGGTCTCCGCCTCCGCGCAGTCCATCGCCGAGCGGGTCGTGCGGCTGGTGGGCCGGCCCGAGCTGATCGCCGAGCCCTGGTTCGCGACCGGCGCCGGGCGGGCCCGGCACGCGGACGTGCTCGACGACGCCGTCGGCGGCTGGATCGCCCGGCACAAGGCCGAGGAGGTGGTCGCCGCGTTCGAGGACGCCGAGGCGGCCGTCGCCCAGGTCTACGACGTGCGGGACGTGATGGCCGACCCGCAGTTCGCGGCCCTGGACACGGTCACCGAGGTCGAGGACCCGGAGCTGGGCCCGCTCCGCATGCAGAACGTCCTCTTCCGGCTCTCCGAGACCCCCGGCGGGATCCGCTGGGCGGGCCGCCCGCACGGCGCGGACACCGACGAGGTCCTGACCGAGCTCGGACTGACCGAGGCCGAGATCACCGCACTGCGGACCGAGGGAGCCCTGTGA
- the trpA gene encoding tryptophan synthase subunit alpha, translated as MSTGNLQLLSDTLAKAKSEDRAALVAYLPAGFPTVDGAIEAVKAVIEGGADVVEIGLPHSDPVLDGAIIQTADDIALRGGVKIADVIRTVREAHEATGAPVLVMTYWNPIDRYGVERFTAELAAAGGAGCILPDLPVQESALWREHADKHGLATVFVVAPSSKDARLATITAAGSGFVYAASLMGVTGTRESVGNQAQDLVRRTRATTELPVCVGLGVSNAVQAKEVAGFADGVIVGSAFVKLLLDAPDLPAGLDAVRALAGELAEGVRRS; from the coding sequence GTGAGCACCGGAAACCTCCAGCTGCTGAGCGACACCCTCGCCAAGGCGAAGTCCGAGGACCGCGCGGCCCTCGTCGCCTACCTGCCGGCGGGCTTCCCGACGGTCGACGGCGCCATCGAGGCGGTCAAGGCCGTCATCGAGGGCGGGGCGGACGTGGTCGAGATCGGCCTCCCGCACAGCGACCCGGTGCTGGACGGCGCGATCATCCAGACCGCCGACGACATCGCCCTGCGCGGGGGCGTCAAGATCGCCGACGTGATCCGCACGGTCCGCGAGGCGCACGAGGCGACCGGGGCCCCGGTCCTGGTGATGACCTACTGGAACCCCATCGACCGCTACGGCGTCGAGCGGTTCACTGCCGAGCTGGCAGCGGCGGGCGGTGCCGGCTGCATCCTGCCCGACCTGCCGGTGCAGGAGTCCGCACTGTGGCGCGAGCACGCGGACAAGCACGGTCTGGCGACCGTCTTCGTCGTGGCTCCCAGCAGCAAGGACGCCCGCCTGGCCACCATCACGGCGGCCGGCTCCGGCTTCGTCTACGCAGCCTCCCTCATGGGAGTCACCGGCACCCGCGAGTCCGTCGGCAACCAGGCCCAGGACCTGGTCCGGCGCACCCGCGCCACCACCGAGCTCCCGGTCTGCGTGGGGCTCGGCGTCTCCAACGCCGTACAGGCCAAGGAGGTCGCGGGCTTCGCCGACGGCGTGATCGTCGGCTCGGCCTTCGTGAAGCTGCTCCTGGACGCGCCGGACCTGCCGGCCGGACTGGACGCCGTACGGGCGCTCGCCGGCGAGCTCGCGGAAGGCGTGCGCCGGAGCTGA
- a CDS encoding DsbA family protein encodes MSEKNDGANRDATKRSARERLLVERERQKTRDKRRRTLVVAAAVVGVLGLATVVGVIAANTGKDGSAKAGPVVAPSGATGKDALAIQAGKPEAKSSLTVWEDFRCPSCKFFEDNYRDVIHDLEAKGLLKVDYHLVTLIDRRMGGSGSLKAANAAACAQDAGKFTEYHDLLFQNQPQEIDDAFGKNAKLLELAGKVDGLDTPEFRSCVEDGTHNSWVAKSDAAFTTGQFRGTPTVLLNGKDILSDQANQVTPQKLKEQVEAAAKGSGGAAAGAGAGAGAGKASPSSSATPGSGAKTGAKASPSASRTGSGTGSGGSSDGSSNRSTGGTSNGSSSGSPQD; translated from the coding sequence GTGAGCGAGAAGAACGACGGTGCGAACCGCGATGCGACGAAACGATCGGCCAGGGAACGACTCCTCGTGGAGCGCGAGCGGCAGAAGACCCGGGACAAGCGCCGGCGGACCCTCGTCGTGGCGGCGGCGGTGGTCGGCGTCCTCGGCCTGGCGACCGTCGTCGGCGTGATCGCCGCCAACACCGGCAAGGACGGCTCCGCCAAGGCGGGCCCGGTGGTCGCCCCCTCCGGCGCCACCGGGAAGGACGCCCTCGCCATCCAGGCGGGCAAGCCCGAGGCGAAGTCCTCCCTCACCGTGTGGGAGGACTTCCGCTGCCCCTCCTGCAAGTTCTTCGAGGACAACTACCGCGACGTCATCCACGACCTGGAGGCCAAGGGGCTGCTCAAGGTCGACTACCACCTGGTGACGCTCATCGACCGGAGGATGGGCGGCAGCGGCTCGCTGAAGGCGGCCAACGCGGCCGCCTGCGCGCAGGACGCCGGCAAGTTCACCGAGTACCACGACCTCCTCTTCCAGAACCAGCCGCAGGAGATCGACGACGCCTTCGGCAAGAACGCCAAGCTGCTGGAACTGGCGGGCAAGGTCGACGGGCTGGACACCCCCGAGTTCCGCTCGTGCGTCGAGGACGGCACGCACAACAGCTGGGTGGCCAAGTCGGACGCCGCCTTCACCACCGGACAGTTCCGGGGCACCCCGACCGTGCTGCTCAACGGCAAGGACATCCTGTCCGACCAGGCCAACCAGGTGACCCCGCAGAAGCTGAAGGAACAGGTGGAAGCCGCAGCCAAGGGCTCGGGGGGCGCGGCCGCCGGAGCCGGCGCCGGGGCGGGGGCCGGGAAGGCCTCACCGTCGAGCAGCGCGACCCCCGGATCCGGGGCGAAGACCGGGGCCAAGGCATCGCCGTCGGCCTCGCGTACGGGATCGGGTACGGGATCGGGCGGGTCGTCCGACGGGTCTTCGAACCGGTCCACCGGCGGGACCTCCAACGGCTCCTCCAGCGGGTCCCCGCAGGACTGA